A single genomic interval of Adhaeribacter pallidiroseus harbors:
- a CDS encoding glucoamylase family protein: MKNYFLLLICLLMVPGLSLAQKTKAKNTTNIFDNSRPKNLSDEQLLELVQKQTFAYFWDFAHPVSGMARERSNKSFDYGDEVVTTGGTGFGLMGIIVAAERGWITRQQAAERTLKIVDFLWKADQFHGVYPHWLDGATGKVIRFSQKDDGGDLVETSFLFQGLICARQYFTQNNSTESQLRNKILWMWEGVEWNWHTQGGQNVLYWHWSPNQGWSMNHQIRGWNECLITYVLAASSPKFAIDSKVYHQGWTSSNFFRNDREFLSIKLPLGFDYGGPLFFSHYSFLGLNPKGLKDQYADYWQQNLNHTLINRAYCLQNPKKFKGYGPNSWGLTASDNHQGYGAHSPTEDLGVITPTAALSAFPYTPEYSMQALKHFYNDLGDKIWSKYGFVDAFNETENWYAKSHLAIDQGPIIVMIENYRTGLIWKLFMSSPDVQQGLKKLGFQSPELK; encoded by the coding sequence ATGAAAAACTATTTTCTGCTGTTAATCTGCTTACTTATGGTGCCGGGTCTGTCGTTGGCCCAAAAAACCAAGGCCAAGAACACCACAAATATTTTTGACAACTCGCGCCCGAAAAACTTGTCGGATGAGCAGCTATTGGAGTTGGTACAGAAACAAACTTTTGCGTACTTCTGGGATTTTGCGCACCCGGTGAGTGGCATGGCCCGTGAACGTAGCAACAAATCTTTTGACTACGGCGACGAAGTAGTAACTACCGGCGGAACCGGGTTTGGCTTGATGGGTATTATCGTGGCGGCCGAACGAGGTTGGATTACCCGCCAGCAAGCCGCCGAGCGTACCTTAAAAATCGTGGATTTTCTCTGGAAAGCCGATCAGTTTCACGGGGTGTACCCGCATTGGTTAGACGGGGCGACCGGTAAAGTTATTAGGTTTAGCCAGAAAGACGATGGCGGCGATTTAGTAGAAACATCATTTTTATTTCAGGGCCTGATTTGTGCCCGTCAGTATTTTACCCAAAACAACTCCACCGAAAGCCAGTTGCGCAACAAAATACTCTGGATGTGGGAAGGGGTGGAATGGAACTGGCACACGCAAGGCGGGCAGAATGTGTTATACTGGCATTGGAGCCCCAACCAGGGCTGGAGCATGAACCACCAGATCCGGGGCTGGAACGAATGTTTGATTACTTATGTGCTGGCGGCTTCTTCCCCTAAGTTTGCCATTGACTCCAAGGTTTACCACCAGGGCTGGACGAGTAGTAATTTCTTCCGCAACGACCGGGAGTTTTTAAGTATTAAGCTGCCGTTAGGCTTTGATTACGGAGGTCCCTTATTTTTCTCGCATTATTCTTTTCTGGGCCTCAACCCGAAAGGTTTAAAAGACCAATACGCCGATTACTGGCAGCAAAATTTAAATCATACGTTAATTAACCGGGCCTACTGCCTCCAAAATCCGAAAAAATTTAAAGGCTACGGGCCCAATAGTTGGGGACTAACCGCCAGCGACAACCACCAGGGTTACGGCGCCCATTCGCCTACCGAAGATTTAGGGGTAATCACCCCCACCGCGGCTTTATCGGCTTTCCCGTATACACCTGAGTATTCTATGCAGGCGCTTAAACATTTCTACAACGATCTGGGAGATAAAATCTGGAGCAAATACGGCTTTGTGGATGCTTTTAACGAAACCGAAAACTGGTACGCGAAATCACATCTCGCCATTGATCAAGGCCCGATTATCGTGATGATCGAAAACTATCGTACCGGTTTAATCTGGAAACTGTTTATGAGTTCGCCGGATGTGCAGCAAGGTTTAAAAAAATTAGGCTTTCAAAGTCCGGAGTTGAAATAG
- a CDS encoding glucoamylase family protein, with the protein MIYARLPYWCLFLILILVSCKAKEEEIFTPPVITPEVAPVTPDKEILDKVQQATLQYFWEYAHPISGMARERTNSGDLVTSGGTGFGISALIVGVSRGWIPRAEAVERLTKMGEFLKKADRFHGAWSHWLDGSTGKVIAFSPKDNGGDLVETSFLINGLLAARTYFNGSDAAETALRNTITQLWETVEWDWYASRGDGQLYWHWSPDYNWEMNLPIRGWNECLITYILALSSPTHAISPAVYQNTFQGTGFINEQPLEGYLLPIGPGYGGPLFFAHYSFLGLDPRQMQDSYAFYWQQNVKHTLINRAYCMHAAPKNYGYQAGLWGLTASDDPDGYKAHQPIDDNGTMAPTAAISSMPYTPYYSMQVLRNLYTNLGNQLYGKYGFFDAYNRSRGWIAKDYLAIDQGPIVIMIENYRTGLLWDLFTKIPEVQNGLTKANIKQPNPETGFYLAIPEIRTGQYDLLKNPDHNKYPIDVAIQTAGNFTLTLEKEDGSVAETIWQEEAKAPGFYSVSFGEKVPTGKYTLRLSNSTVTKKLAVDLH; encoded by the coding sequence ATGATTTACGCCCGACTGCCTTACTGGTGCTTGTTTTTAATTTTAATACTCGTTTCCTGTAAGGCCAAGGAAGAAGAAATTTTTACTCCCCCGGTTATTACCCCCGAAGTAGCTCCCGTTACGCCGGATAAAGAAATACTGGACAAGGTACAACAAGCAACGCTCCAGTATTTTTGGGAATATGCTCATCCAATATCCGGCATGGCCCGCGAACGCACGAATTCTGGGGATTTGGTAACCAGCGGCGGTACTGGTTTTGGTATTTCGGCTTTGATTGTTGGCGTAAGCCGCGGTTGGATTCCTCGCGCGGAGGCCGTAGAACGGCTTACCAAAATGGGCGAATTTTTAAAAAAAGCAGACCGGTTTCACGGAGCCTGGAGTCATTGGTTAGATGGGAGCACGGGCAAAGTAATTGCTTTTAGCCCGAAAGATAACGGGGGTGATTTAGTAGAAACTTCTTTTCTCATCAATGGCTTATTAGCTGCCCGAACTTACTTTAATGGTTCGGATGCGGCCGAAACAGCGTTGCGGAATACCATTACGCAGTTGTGGGAAACCGTAGAGTGGGACTGGTACGCTTCACGCGGCGATGGTCAACTCTACTGGCACTGGAGTCCGGATTATAATTGGGAAATGAACCTGCCCATCCGGGGCTGGAACGAATGTTTGATTACCTACATTCTGGCTTTAAGTTCACCCACGCACGCTATTTCACCGGCTGTTTATCAAAATACTTTTCAGGGAACCGGCTTTATAAATGAGCAACCTTTAGAGGGATACTTGCTGCCGATTGGCCCTGGTTATGGCGGACCTTTATTTTTTGCTCATTATTCCTTTCTGGGCCTCGATCCGCGGCAAATGCAAGACTCCTATGCTTTTTACTGGCAACAAAACGTAAAACATACGCTTATTAACCGGGCTTATTGTATGCATGCGGCTCCGAAAAATTACGGCTACCAGGCTGGTTTATGGGGGCTTACGGCTTCCGATGATCCGGATGGGTACAAAGCGCATCAACCCATAGATGATAACGGCACCATGGCGCCCACCGCGGCCATTAGTTCCATGCCCTACACGCCATATTACTCCATGCAGGTACTGCGGAATTTGTATACTAATTTAGGTAATCAATTATATGGCAAATACGGCTTTTTCGATGCCTATAACCGCTCCCGCGGCTGGATAGCGAAAGACTATCTGGCCATCGATCAAGGCCCCATTGTTATCATGATTGAAAATTACCGGACTGGTTTGCTCTGGGATTTGTTTACGAAAATACCCGAAGTACAAAATGGTCTAACAAAAGCAAACATTAAGCAACCTAATCCCGAAACAGGTTTTTATCTGGCCATTCCGGAAATAAGAACCGGCCAGTACGACCTGTTAAAAAACCCCGACCACAATAAGTACCCGATTGATGTAGCCATTCAAACAGCTGGTAATTTTACTTTAACCCTGGAGAAAGAAGATGGAAGCGTAGCGGAAACAATCTGGCAGGAAGAGGCAAAAGCACCTGGTTTTTATTCGGTAAGTTTTGGCGAAAAAGTACCGACCGGAAAATATACTTTACGGCTAAGCAACTCAACTGTAACGAAAAAGTTGGCCGTTGACCTGCACTAA
- a CDS encoding RagB/SusD family nutrient uptake outer membrane protein produces MKNILYKTKFKILVGFSILALGGIYSCKEEFLNVDPQGKPEESQFFVNQEQALFGVNAIYAHLRSWPVSAFANLALTTIASDDAEKGSTPGDASFMNDFDNFTFTSTQFTLNDYWSGQYAGINLSNQVLTRVPAITMDENLKARLLAEAKFLRAYYYFNLVRAFGGVPLVTKIPETPEELNPTRASAEEIYALIVSDLNDASAVLPVSYDAANVGRATKGAALGMLAKVKMYQKAWPEVLTLTEQVVALPYSLTPDYYQIFRFAGENNAESIFEVQAEVIPGNCDASNSQWAEVQGARPQFGWGFSIPTTDLENAYEPGDMRKDATILYRGETTPEGDKISETADNPRYNQKAYVPGSVAKDCGYAHGQNIRIMRLAEVLLMHAESANELGQTDKALSSLNKVRERAGLDPVTTTAQADLRNIIWHERRVEMALENGDRFFDLVRQGRAAEVLQAQGKKFTPGKNEVYAIPQNQIELSGGNLAQNPGY; encoded by the coding sequence ATGAAAAATATACTATATAAAACAAAATTTAAAATTTTGGTTGGTTTCAGCATTCTGGCTTTAGGAGGAATTTATTCCTGTAAAGAAGAATTTCTGAATGTGGACCCACAAGGTAAGCCCGAAGAATCCCAGTTTTTTGTGAACCAGGAGCAAGCTTTATTTGGTGTAAATGCCATTTACGCGCACTTACGGTCCTGGCCCGTTTCGGCTTTTGCTAATCTGGCGCTAACCACCATTGCTTCCGACGATGCCGAAAAAGGCAGCACCCCGGGCGATGCTTCTTTCATGAATGACTTTGATAATTTTACGTTTACGTCCACGCAATTTACCCTGAATGATTATTGGAGCGGACAATACGCGGGCATCAACCTGAGTAACCAGGTGCTCACCCGGGTGCCGGCCATTACCATGGATGAAAACCTAAAAGCGCGCTTGCTGGCCGAAGCTAAATTTCTGCGGGCATATTATTATTTTAATTTAGTAAGGGCCTTTGGTGGCGTTCCGCTGGTAACTAAAATCCCGGAAACTCCCGAGGAATTAAATCCTACCCGGGCAAGCGCCGAAGAAATATACGCGCTTATTGTAAGTGACTTAAATGATGCCTCGGCGGTACTGCCAGTGAGTTACGATGCTGCCAACGTGGGTCGGGCTACCAAAGGCGCTGCTTTAGGTATGCTGGCTAAGGTAAAAATGTACCAAAAAGCCTGGCCGGAAGTTTTAACTTTAACCGAGCAAGTAGTGGCTTTGCCTTATTCTTTAACCCCCGATTATTACCAGATTTTCCGGTTTGCGGGCGAGAACAATGCCGAATCCATTTTTGAAGTTCAGGCTGAGGTAATACCCGGTAACTGCGACGCTTCTAACAGCCAGTGGGCCGAAGTGCAAGGGGCCCGGCCGCAGTTTGGCTGGGGTTTTAGTATACCTACCACCGATCTGGAAAATGCCTATGAGCCCGGCGATATGCGAAAAGATGCAACCATTTTGTACCGCGGCGAGACTACTCCGGAAGGAGATAAAATTAGTGAAACAGCCGATAACCCTAGGTATAATCAAAAAGCCTACGTACCCGGTTCCGTGGCCAAGGATTGTGGTTATGCCCACGGGCAGAACATCCGGATTATGCGTTTAGCTGAAGTTTTACTAATGCACGCGGAGTCCGCTAACGAACTTGGCCAGACCGATAAGGCTTTAAGTTCTTTAAACAAAGTACGCGAACGCGCCGGGTTAGACCCCGTTACTACTACGGCCCAGGCTGATTTAAGAAATATCATCTGGCACGAACGCCGGGTAGAAATGGCCTTGGAAAACGGCGATCGTTTTTTTGATTTAGTGCGGCAGGGACGGGCCGCGGAAGTGCTGCAAGCCCAAGGCAAAAAATTTACGCCGGGTAAAAACGAAGTTTACGCCATTCCGCAAAATCAAATTGAATTAAGCGGCGGCAACCTGGCTCAAAATCCGGGTTATTAA
- a CDS encoding SusC/RagA family TonB-linked outer membrane protein encodes MKKHFLLVWCLFSVHLLLAQDAVPISGRVTDAKTSEALIAVSVLVKGTSSGAQTDVDGNFTVNAPANGSLVFSYIGYQDQEVAINNRTTINVQLTTDANQLNEVVVVGYGSQQKRDVTGSITSVKGDELVKQSSQNPVSSIQGRVAGVQITNAGSPGSSPQVRIRGVGSAQGGVEPLYVVDGTFVPDLSFLNPADIESMEVLKDASSASIYGVRAANGVVLVTTRKGKAGTPRINYNGFAGVQRVTNRLKMANAQEYATLVNEKFESIEEPRRLPLNSPSTDWYDQVLRTAQIHNHQLSMSGGTERITYNFSGSYLNQQGIVKKNDFERITARLQTDFKVTNNIKVGYNAIFSNIKTDTIPTGVLYQSYVAPPILPVREASGRYGDPANINLGNFSNPQASLDWFNQVNRSQRLTGNVFGEVTFLKDFIFRTSLGLNYNLSEYRNYRSQDSLTSVQFAERSLLTKSNYKGNSWLWENTLTYNKEIGDNRFTVLLGISSQRDRWEELIGTINDVPNNSEASYYFSLGDQSTARIQNTGDLFTFASYFGRINYSFRNKYLLTTSLRYDGSSKFPKANRFDIFPSVGLGWMVTEESFMKNQTAINNLKIRASWGKLGNSNIPSNVFNQTIDLGSNLIAFFGPGIPYTGGSRTQRVSPILFWEVVKETDLGFEMVTLNNRLTIEADWYDKRTEDAIFDVPALGSIGQGGTIKSNNASFKNTGVEFAANWNTEATSNFRYNVGFNVAYNQNEVTDVNTLTSQRGGSGGVAGNFTTISRVGDPIGTFYGFVVDGVYQTEQEITGSAQPGAKPGDFRYRDINNDKVVDSRDLTITGNPNPRFIYGINSGFNFYNFDLQLDIQGVAGVEIYNANKGNRFGNENYTQDFFDNRWHGVNTSNSYPSADLSGVNLDPNSWYVENGDYIRIRNLQVGYTLPTNLTGKWKIQTIRFYANAQNPITIFKYNGFTPEVGGRPTNAGIDLNVYPLSATYNFGVNVNF; translated from the coding sequence ATGAAAAAACACTTTTTACTTGTATGGTGTCTGTTTAGTGTTCATTTGCTTTTGGCGCAGGATGCCGTTCCGATTTCGGGCCGAGTAACGGATGCTAAAACCAGTGAAGCCTTGATTGCCGTTAGCGTTTTGGTGAAAGGAACCTCTTCTGGCGCGCAAACAGACGTAGACGGTAACTTTACCGTAAATGCCCCTGCCAACGGATCGTTGGTATTCTCCTATATTGGTTACCAAGATCAGGAAGTTGCTATTAACAATAGAACTACCATAAATGTGCAATTAACTACCGATGCCAACCAGTTAAACGAAGTGGTGGTAGTGGGGTATGGCTCCCAACAAAAGCGCGATGTTACCGGGTCTATTACTTCCGTGAAAGGAGATGAGCTGGTCAAACAATCGTCGCAAAACCCGGTAAGTTCCATCCAGGGCCGGGTAGCGGGAGTGCAGATTACCAACGCTGGTTCTCCGGGTTCCTCTCCTCAGGTCCGGATACGGGGCGTCGGTTCAGCTCAAGGGGGAGTAGAACCGCTTTACGTAGTAGACGGTACCTTTGTGCCGGATTTGAGCTTTTTAAATCCTGCGGATATTGAATCGATGGAGGTATTAAAAGATGCTTCCAGTGCTTCTATTTACGGAGTAAGGGCCGCAAACGGCGTAGTTTTAGTAACCACCCGAAAAGGTAAAGCCGGAACCCCCCGCATTAATTACAATGGTTTTGCCGGCGTGCAACGCGTTACCAACCGGTTAAAAATGGCTAATGCCCAGGAATACGCCACCTTGGTAAACGAAAAATTCGAATCAATTGAAGAACCCAGAAGATTGCCTCTAAACTCCCCCTCCACCGATTGGTACGACCAGGTACTGCGCACGGCTCAAATTCATAACCACCAACTAAGCATGTCCGGCGGCACCGAGCGGATTACTTATAATTTTAGCGGCAGTTACCTGAATCAGCAGGGCATCGTGAAGAAAAATGATTTTGAACGCATTACGGCCCGCTTACAAACCGATTTTAAGGTAACCAACAACATTAAGGTGGGGTATAATGCCATTTTCTCCAATATTAAAACCGATACTATTCCCACTGGGGTTTTGTACCAATCGTACGTAGCGCCGCCAATTTTACCCGTGCGAGAAGCCAGTGGCCGTTACGGCGATCCCGCTAATATTAATTTGGGTAATTTTTCTAACCCGCAGGCTAGTTTAGATTGGTTTAACCAGGTAAACCGCTCGCAACGTTTAACCGGAAACGTTTTTGGAGAAGTAACTTTTTTAAAAGATTTTATTTTCCGGACCAGTCTGGGATTAAATTATAACCTTAGCGAATACCGGAATTATCGTTCTCAGGATTCGTTAACCTCCGTTCAATTTGCCGAAAGAAGTTTGTTAACCAAAAGTAATTACAAAGGCAACAGCTGGCTTTGGGAAAATACCTTAACTTATAATAAAGAAATAGGGGATAATCGGTTTACAGTTTTATTGGGTATCTCATCGCAAAGAGACCGCTGGGAAGAGCTTATCGGTACCATCAACGATGTGCCTAATAATTCCGAGGCATCTTATTATTTTTCTTTAGGTGATCAGTCAACCGCCCGGATCCAGAATACCGGCGACTTATTTACCTTTGCTTCTTATTTTGGACGGATCAATTATTCATTCCGCAACAAATATTTGTTAACCACTAGTTTGCGCTACGATGGTTCTTCAAAATTCCCAAAAGCTAATCGTTTTGACATTTTTCCTTCCGTTGGTTTAGGCTGGATGGTGACTGAAGAGTCTTTCATGAAAAATCAAACGGCCATAAATAACCTGAAAATAAGAGCCAGTTGGGGTAAGTTAGGCAATAGTAACATCCCTTCTAATGTTTTTAACCAAACTATTGATTTAGGATCTAACCTAATAGCATTTTTTGGTCCTGGTATACCTTATACCGGGGGTAGCAGAACTCAAAGAGTTTCACCTATACTTTTTTGGGAAGTGGTAAAAGAAACCGATTTAGGTTTTGAGATGGTTACGCTTAATAACCGGTTAACCATTGAAGCAGATTGGTATGACAAAAGAACGGAAGATGCTATATTTGATGTACCTGCTTTAGGTTCTATAGGGCAAGGCGGGACTATTAAAAGTAACAATGCCAGTTTTAAAAATACCGGGGTAGAATTTGCGGCTAACTGGAATACTGAAGCTACTTCTAATTTCCGGTACAATGTAGGTTTCAACGTAGCTTATAACCAAAACGAAGTTACTGATGTTAACACTTTGACTTCTCAACGAGGCGGCAGTGGTGGCGTAGCGGGTAATTTTACCACCATTTCCCGGGTGGGTGATCCGATAGGGACGTTTTATGGTTTTGTAGTGGATGGTGTTTATCAAACCGAACAGGAAATTACAGGTTCCGCTCAGCCCGGTGCTAAACCCGGCGATTTCAGATACCGGGATATAAATAATGATAAAGTTGTTGATAGTCGGGATTTAACAATTACCGGTAATCCAAACCCACGGTTTATTTACGGGATAAATTCAGGTTTTAATTTTTACAACTTCGACTTGCAACTGGATATTCAGGGCGTAGCCGGTGTGGAAATTTACAATGCCAATAAAGGAAACCGGTTCGGGAATGAAAATTATACCCAAGATTTCTTCGATAATCGCTGGCATGGGGTAAATACTTCTAACTCTTATCCTTCGGCCGATTTAAGCGGAGTGAATTTAGATCCGAACAGTTGGTACGTCGAAAATGGTGATTATATCCGGATCCGAAACCTGCAAGTTGGTTATACTTTGCCTACTAACCTTACCGGTAAATGGAAAATACAAACCATTCGCTTTTACGCCAATGCGCAAAATCCAATAACTATTTTTAAATATAACGGCTTTACCCCCGAAGTGGGCGGGCGGCCAACCAATGCCGGAATAGATTTAAACGTTTACCCGCTTTCGGCAACTTATAACTTCGGTGTTAACGTTAATTTTTAA
- the dnaB gene encoding replicative DNA helicase, whose amino-acid sequence MEESKVKFSRDNKNGRWNGSNKSSITVGLGKVPPQSLDLEEAVLGALMLEKDALTTVIDILKPQSFYKDAHQKIFKAILALFDKSEPIDILTVTQQLREDGELEFVGGPYYIMNLTTRINSAANVEFHARIITENSIKRDLISISSEVEKRAFEDTTDVFDLLDYAEKSLFEVSEANIRKNFDDMRSLMHKAIKELEEKKNQKEGLTGVPSGFTALDRVTSGWQPSDLVILAARPAMGKTAFVVSAMRNAAVDFRKPVAIFSLEMSSLQLVNRLISAEAELEGEKIKKGNLADYEWAQLNHKISRLSEAPIFIDDTPGLSIRELRTKCRRLKAQHDIQMIIIDYLQLMTGNEGKGGGGNREQEIASISRALKMLAKELSVPVIALSQLSRAVETRGGDKKPQLSDLRESGSIEQDADMVIFLYRPEYYGITEDETGNPTQGVGEVIIAKHRNGSIGSVNLKFIGKFTKFGDLEGDFGADPFGGGNALPPSNFDDPFGGGNAVRLPSKMNGDSLPKSSFDTEEPPF is encoded by the coding sequence ATGGAGGAAAGTAAAGTAAAGTTTTCGCGCGATAACAAAAATGGCCGTTGGAATGGGAGTAACAAAAGCTCGATAACCGTGGGTTTGGGCAAAGTGCCGCCGCAATCATTGGATTTGGAAGAAGCGGTTTTAGGGGCTTTAATGCTCGAAAAAGATGCCTTAACCACGGTAATTGATATTCTAAAGCCGCAGAGTTTTTACAAAGACGCGCACCAGAAAATATTTAAGGCCATACTGGCGCTTTTCGATAAATCAGAACCCATTGATATTTTAACGGTAACGCAGCAATTGCGCGAAGACGGGGAGCTGGAGTTTGTGGGTGGGCCGTACTACATCATGAATCTCACTACCCGGATCAACTCGGCCGCCAACGTAGAGTTTCACGCCCGGATTATTACCGAAAACTCCATTAAACGCGATTTAATTTCCATTTCCAGCGAAGTGGAAAAACGGGCTTTTGAAGATACCACCGACGTATTTGACTTATTAGACTACGCCGAGAAATCGTTGTTTGAAGTTTCGGAAGCTAACATCCGTAAAAACTTCGACGATATGCGTTCTTTGATGCACAAAGCCATTAAAGAACTCGAAGAAAAGAAAAATCAGAAAGAAGGTTTAACCGGCGTACCCAGTGGCTTTACTGCTCTGGACCGCGTTACTTCCGGCTGGCAACCTTCGGATTTGGTTATTCTGGCGGCTCGTCCGGCAATGGGTAAAACGGCTTTCGTGGTATCGGCGATGCGGAATGCAGCCGTGGATTTCCGGAAACCCGTAGCTATTTTTTCTTTAGAGATGTCGTCGTTGCAGTTGGTAAATCGTTTGATTTCGGCGGAAGCGGAGCTGGAAGGGGAAAAAATTAAAAAAGGCAACCTGGCCGATTACGAATGGGCCCAGCTGAACCACAAAATCTCCCGGTTATCCGAAGCCCCGATTTTTATCGACGACACGCCGGGTTTATCGATCCGGGAGTTGCGCACCAAGTGCCGCCGCTTAAAAGCCCAGCACGACATTCAAATGATTATTATCGACTACTTGCAGCTGATGACCGGGAACGAAGGCAAAGGCGGCGGCGGGAACCGGGAGCAGGAAATTGCGTCTATCTCGCGGGCTTTAAAAATGCTGGCTAAAGAACTAAGCGTACCGGTAATTGCCTTGTCGCAGTTAAGCCGTGCTGTAGAAACCCGCGGCGGCGATAAAAAACCCCAGCTTTCCGACTTGCGGGAATCCGGTTCCATTGAGCAGGATGCCGACATGGTAATCTTCCTGTACCGCCCCGAGTACTACGGCATCACCGAAGACGAAACCGGAAACCCCACCCAGGGCGTAGGGGAGGTAATTATTGCCAAACACCGGAACGGTTCCATCGGCAGCGTTAATCTTAAATTTATCGGTAAGTTCACCAAGTTCGGCGACCTGGAAGGTGACTTTGGGGCAGATCCGTTTGGCGGCGGGAATGCTTTACCGCCGAGCAATTTCGACGATCCGTTTGGCGGCGGCAACGCGGTACGATTACCCAGCAAAATGAACGGCGACTCTTTGCCAAAATCCAGCTTCGACACCGAAGAACCACCGTTTTAA
- a CDS encoding UDP-N-acetylmuramate--L-alanine ligase: protein MHTEQLQRIHLIAVGGSIMHNLALALHQKGLVISGSDDEIFNPAHDRLQAAGILPAQMGWFPEKITPELDAVILGMHARADNPELLRAQELNIPIYSFPEFIYQQSINKQRIVIGGSHGKTSITAIILHVLQYHNRLFDYAVGAQLEGFDLMVKLTEEAPIIIIEGDEYLASPIQRVPKFHLYHHHIGVISGISWDHINVFPDPKIYREQFRIFAEMTPKAGTLIYNQDDEQVLHVAVPRSEVVKYIGYTVHEHQVHNGITYLQTKKDDVPLQVFGEHNLRNIAAAKEVCRLVGIKPQAFYEALKSFKGAARRLEFLGGNSSARVYKDFAHAPSKVKATTEALKNQFPDRKLVACLELHTFSSLNKEFLPQYKGAFGLADVPLVYFNPKTLEHKRMPALQPEDIKQAFGNENIQVFNNSQELTAYLHALNWTNQNLLLMSSGTYDNLDIAALTARISQQ, encoded by the coding sequence ATGCACACTGAGCAATTACAACGCATTCATCTTATTGCTGTAGGCGGCAGCATTATGCATAATTTAGCGCTGGCGCTTCACCAGAAAGGCCTGGTAATTAGCGGCTCCGACGACGAAATTTTTAATCCGGCCCACGACCGCCTGCAAGCCGCCGGCATTTTACCCGCCCAAATGGGCTGGTTTCCCGAAAAAATTACCCCGGAATTAGATGCTGTTATTTTGGGTATGCACGCGCGCGCCGATAACCCGGAGTTGCTGCGGGCCCAGGAATTAAATATCCCGATTTATTCTTTCCCCGAATTTATTTACCAGCAATCCATTAATAAACAACGCATTGTAATTGGCGGTAGCCACGGGAAAACGTCTATTACGGCGATTATTCTGCACGTGCTGCAATACCACAACCGCTTATTTGATTATGCCGTTGGCGCCCAATTGGAAGGTTTTGACCTGATGGTAAAATTAACCGAAGAAGCCCCCATTATTATCATTGAAGGCGACGAGTATCTGGCTTCGCCTATCCAACGGGTACCTAAATTTCATTTGTACCACCACCACATTGGGGTAATTAGCGGCATCAGCTGGGACCACATCAACGTGTTTCCGGACCCGAAAATCTACCGCGAACAATTCCGGATTTTTGCCGAAATGACGCCCAAAGCCGGTACGCTTATTTATAACCAGGACGACGAACAAGTGCTGCACGTGGCCGTACCGCGGAGCGAAGTAGTAAAATACATTGGCTACACCGTACACGAGCACCAGGTCCATAACGGTATTACTTACCTGCAAACCAAAAAAGACGATGTTCCTTTACAGGTTTTCGGGGAACACAACCTGCGTAATATTGCGGCGGCCAAAGAAGTGTGCCGGTTGGTAGGCATTAAACCCCAGGCCTTTTACGAGGCTTTAAAATCGTTTAAAGGAGCAGCCCGGCGTTTAGAGTTTTTGGGTGGCAATTCCAGCGCCCGGGTGTACAAAGATTTTGCCCACGCCCCTTCTAAAGTAAAAGCCACCACCGAAGCTTTAAAAAACCAGTTTCCGGATCGTAAGCTGGTGGCTTGCCTGGAACTGCATACCTTTAGCAGTTTAAATAAAGAATTTTTACCGCAATACAAAGGCGCTTTTGGGCTAGCGGATGTTCCCCTGGTTTATTTTAACCCGAAAACTTTAGAACATAAACGCATGCCCGCGTTGCAGCCCGAAGATATTAAGCAAGCCTTTGGCAACGAAAACATTCAGGTTTTTAATAATAGTCAGGAATTAACTGCTTATTTGCACGCGCTTAACTGGACTAACCAGAATCTGTTACTCATGAGTTCGGGCACTTACGATAACCTGGATATAGCCGCTCTTACGGCCCGCATCAGCCAACAATAA